The following are encoded in a window of Macadamia integrifolia cultivar HAES 741 unplaced genomic scaffold, SCU_Mint_v3 scaffold1545, whole genome shotgun sequence genomic DNA:
- the LOC122064142 gene encoding receptor-like protein 7: MGIYLPFARLLLFLSFFYFFFLLLLLLPQIQAAQESHICLHDQKSALLQFRHEFIITDNISFSSWEPGTDCCSWDGVTCNVTTGYVIRLDLSGSFDFNSDMINSKLSGPIYSNSSLFGLHHLQRLNLAYNDFRLAPIPSGFDRLPSLTHLDLSYSNFSGQIPCEFSRLTRLVSLDLSTFDFDYYDYYCYNFNICHRILKLERPNLKELIQNLTSLVELYLDGVDLSSPSSSPTQGSNRHWSQVLPQSLPNLRSLSFSGCGLSGPIHSSFSQLVFLEELRLDGNYNLSLEAPNFLPPNFSQLKTLSLSSCGLYGKFPSSVFQLPNLQIFDVSNNSLLNGQLPDFPLNNSFQFISLSDTNFSGAIPDSIGNLRFLTTLRLDGCNFSGLVSPFLTNLTQLTELHLSHNSFTGSVPMFNKDTVPNLTYLELSDNLLDGTIHSSLFTLPSLYKLFLSNNQLSGRLDQLFHNSSLSSSSLEFMDLSGNKLNGQIPTSISQFSSLWFLLLGSNDFSGTVKLEDTFGNLENLSSLDLSNNNLLSLEFGNDSSFRPQLYELQLISCHIKEFPKFLRTQEQLEYLDLSNNTISGQVPNWIWKKQLQYLNLSYNSLNTLELPLLLNFSSSPLSTLDLSNNKLQGSLPIPASSITFFSISNNSFVGRIRESICKLGGLRVFDASHNTLSGSIPECLGNIGTLTVLDVQGNRFHGMPQNFTNASSLRTLKMNGNILQGQVPRSLANCTSLEVLDLGKNKMFDTFPFWLGKLPMLRVLVLHSNRFYGPIKHPRTLDEFPMLQILDLSSNTFTRNFPIEYFGSLKAMMFKKGNKSKPQYIGEQYIGESYYRDCDNHEQRSRNGASEDLDHLHSSRSIQQ, from the coding sequence ATGGGAATTTATCTCCCCTTTGCTcgtcttctccttttcttgagcttcttctacttcttcttcctcctattACTGCTTTTGCCTCAGATCCAAGCAGCTCAAGAGAGCCATATTTGCCTACATGACCAGAAATCTGCTCTCTTGCAATTCCGGCATGAGTTCATCATCACAGACAACATTTCCTTCAGTTCATGGGAACCGGGAACAGATTGTTGCTCATGGGATGGCGTCACTTGTAACGTCACCACTGGTTACGTGATTCGTCTCGACTTGAGTGGTAGTTTCGACTTCAATTCCGACATGATCAATTCCAAGCTCTCAGGACCTATTTATTCCAACAGCAGCCTCTtcggcctccatcatctccaaaggCTCAACCTTGCTTACAATGACTTCAGGTTGGCTCCTATCCCATCTGGGTTTGATCGTCTTCCAAGCTTGACTCATCTCGACCTCTCCTATTCCAATTTCTCTGGTCAGATACCCTGTGAATTCTCACGCCTAACAAGGTTGGTTTCTCTTGATCTCTCCACCTTTGACTTCGACTACTACGATTACTACTGCTACAACTTCAATATCTGTCATCGTATTCTAAAACTGGAAAGACCAAACCTTAAGGAGTTGATCCAGAATCTGACATCTCTTGTGGAACTATACCTTGATGGTGTAGACCTCTCTAGTCCTAGTTCTAGTCCTACACAGGGAAGCAACCGTCATTGGTCTCAAGTCTTGCCGCAATCACTTCCCAACCTTCGTTCATTGAGTTTTTCTGGCTGTGGTCTTTCAGGTCCCATTCACTCTTCTTTCTCGCAGCTTGTATTCCTCGAGGAGCTCCGACTTGATGGAAACTATAATCTTTCTCTTGAAGCACCCAACTTCTTGCCCCCCAATTTCTCTCAATTGAAAACTCTTAGTCTAAGCTCTTGTGGATTGTATGGGAAGTTCCCCAGCAGTGTTTTTCAACTACCCAATCTTCAGATCTTTGATGTATCAAACAATTCTCTCCTCAATGGTCAATTGCCAGATTTTCCACTTAACAATTCCTTTCAGTTCATATCGCTCTCTGACACAAATTTTTCAGGAGCGATTCCAGATTCTATTGGAAATCTTAGGTTTTTGACGACATTACGACTTGATGGTTGTAATTTCTCCGGATTGGTTTCACCTTTTCTAACCAATCTCACCCAACTAACTGAGCTACACCTTTCCCACAATAGTTTTACCGGTTCAGTCCCTATGTTTAATAAAGACACTGTTCCAAATCTTACATATTTGGAATTGTCTGACAATCTTCTTGACGGGACAATCCATTCTTCTCTATTTACACTCCCATCATTGTACaaattatttctttcaaataATCAGCTTAGTGGTCGACTTGATCAGTTGTTTCATAATTCATctctttcatcatcatcattggaaTTCATGGATTTGAGTGGAAACAAATTGAATGGACAAATACCAACATCAATTTCTCAATTCTCAAGTCTTTGGTTCCTCCTTCTGGGATCCAACGATTTTAGTGGCACTGTAAAACTGGAGGACACGTTTGGGAACCTTGAGAACCTTTCATCTCTTGACCTGTCAAACAACAACCTATTGTCACTTGAATTTGGCAACGATAGTTCTTTTCGTCCTCAGCTTTATGAATTGCAGTTGATATCTTGCCACATCAAAGAATTCCCAAAGTTCTTGAGAACTCAAGAGCAATTGGAGTATTTAGATCTTTCAAACAACACCATTTCTGGGCAAGTACCAAATTGGATATGGAAGAAACAGTTACAGTATTTGAATCTTTCATACAACTCTCTAAATACTTTGGAGCTACCACTACTCCTAAATTTTTCCTCAAGTCCATTAAGTACTCTAGATCTCAGCAACAACAAGCTACAAGGGTCTCTCCCAATTCCCGCATCAtctatcacattcttttcaaTTTCGAATAATAGCTTTGTTGGAAGAATCCGTGAGTCAATATGCAAATTGGGTGGACTACGAGTTTTTGATGCCTCTCACAACACCTTGAGCGGTTCAATTCCGGAATGTCTAGGTAACATTGGCACTCTCACTGTATTGGATGTACAAGGGAATAGATTTCACGGAATGCCTCAAAATTTTACAAATGCTAGCAGCTTGAGGACACTCAAAATGAATGGAAATATTTTACAAGGGCAAGTGCCTAGGTCATTGGCGAATTGCACATCACTAGAGGTTCTAGATCTTGGGAAGAACAAGATGTTTGATACCTTCCCCTTTTGGTTGGGGAAATTGCCTATGTTGCGAGTTCTTGTATTGCATTCCAACAGATTCTATGGTCCTATCAAACACCCTCGAACCCTGGATGAATTCCCGATGTTGCAAATTTTGGACCTCTCTTCCAATACATTTACAAGAAATTTTCCAATTGAATACTTTGGAAGCTTGAAGGCAATGATGTTTAAAAAAGGGAACAAGTCAAAACCACAATATATTGGAGAACAATATATTGGAGAATCCTACTACAGAGACTGTGACAATCATGAACAAAGGTCTAGAAATGGAGCTAGTGAGGATCTTGACCATCTACACAGCTCTCGATCTATCCAACAATAG
- the LOC122064144 gene encoding uncharacterized protein LOC122064144 — protein MEVLSGSLQAASDKNLIAPINKCKALRLTHLAFADNLMIFSKTDGPSIDSIMLWLNLFASMSSLRINPRKSLIFLSGILDASKVYFLEKTGFDLGSLPVRYLGLPLIPTKLSAHHCSPILDLIRKRHQS, from the coding sequence ATGGAGGTTCTTTCCGGTAGTCTGCAAGCTGCCTCGGACAAAAATCTTATTGCCCCCATCAATAAATGTAAAGCTTTAAGGCTCACCCACCTCGCTTTTGCCGATAAtttgatgatcttctccaaaacTGATGGCCCTTCTATTGATTCTATTATGCTTTGGCTTAATCTCTTTGCTTCGATGTCTAGTCTTCGCATCAACCCAAGGAAATCTCTCATCTTCCTCTCTGGAATTTTGGATGCTTCAAAGGTCTACTTCCTTGAGAAAACTGGTTTCGATCTGGGGTCTCTTCCAGTTAGATATTTAGGGTTGCCTCTAATTCCAACAAAACTCTCAGCTCACCATTGTTCTCCCATATTGGATCTCATCAGAAAGCGGCATCAATCATGA